Proteins found in one Plasmodium gaboni strain SY75 chromosome 13, whole genome shotgun sequence genomic segment:
- a CDS encoding casein kinase II beta chain encodes MEYVSNDESANDIIQDESNEGEIELTEAEFYDLTNINDKIDEEIIDDDEEEVNKDDQENDNVQEVYNIDDDDNGVNNDVNNDVNNDVLLLEQQRDNDVNEEEEEEEEEEEEEEEEEEEEEEEEEEEEDDDDDDDDDDDDDDDDDDDDYDDEYDEDDFNEATVSWIEWFCQLKQNLFLVEVDEDFIRDEFNLIGLQTKVPHFKKLLKIILDEDDDDDDDDDDDYDDDDDEINRDSEEMYKNKDMHEQNAACLYGLIHSRFILTSKGLALMREKYKSGIYGTCPSIYCENAKLLPTAISEIPKFLSPLLYCPRCCETYYPSKNSLLNQLDGCYFGTSFASFFALSFNIASDKKKVYYTPQICGFTINRNIRETLYMDVNKDNTESSEECQ; translated from the exons ATGGAGTATGTTTCAAATGATGAAAGTGCAAATGACATAATCCAAGATGAAAGCAACGAAGGAGAAATTGAATTAACTGAGGCAGAGTTTTATGACCttacaaatattaatgataagatagatgaagaaataatagacgatgatgaagaagaagTTAATAAAGATGATCAAGAAAACGATAATGTCCAAGAAGTTTATAATATTGACGATGATGATAATGGTGTAAATAATGATGTAAATAATGATGTAAATAATGATGTTCTTTTATTAGAGCAACAAAGAGATAATGATGTAAATGAAGAAGAGGAAGAggaagaagaagaagaagagGAGGAggaagaagaagaagaagaagagGAAGAGGAGGAggaagaagaagaagatgatgatgatgatgacGATGATGATGACGATGATGACGATGATGATGACGATGATgattatgatgatgaatATGATGAAGACGATTTCAATGAAGCAACa GTGTCTTGGATTGAATGGTTTTGTCAATTGAAACAGAATCTTTTCCTCGTTGAAGTGGACGAAGATTTTATAAGAGACGAATTTAATTTGATAGGACTTCAAACGAAAGTTCCTCATTTTAAGAAGctattaaaaattatattagatgaagatgatgatGACGATGATGACGACGATGATgattatgatgatgatgatgacGAAATAAATCGTGATTCAGAAgaaatgtataaaaataaagatatgCATGAGCAAAATGCTGCATGTTTATATGGATTAATACATAGTCgttttatattaacatCTAAAGGATTGGCATTGATGagagaaaaatataaatcagGAATATATGGTACTTGTCCAAGTATATATTGTGAAAATGCAAAATTATTACCAACAGCAATATCTGAAATACCCAAATTTTTAAGTccattattatattgtcCTAGATGTTGTGAAACATATTATCCCAGTaaaaattctttattaaaTCAATTAGATGGTTGTTATTTTGGTACCAGCTTTGCTTCTTTCTTTGCCCTTTCTTTTAATATCGCTTCAGATAAAAAGAAAGTTTATTATACCCCACAAATTTGTGGTTTTACAattaatagaaatataaGGGAGACCTTATATATGGATGTTAATAAGGATAATACCGAATCTTCTGAAGAATGCCAATGA
- a CDS encoding putative tetratricopeptide repeat family protein, with product MLKLKHVIKTVERKYFRFCSRTFSLCNKIYYNGPKDTYINSGFELKNEDTEKLIELVKESLKLKLLSCSYCSEEIAKHYLELAILEHKNLLLNESKDHYIKSYEIYKKIHGDISIMCANLETYIGVVYKDLGDLKKSEDFLQLSLSNKKMVVKEKKYLLIDTLNNLGSLYQHKKEYNTSIEYFEECIRILMSSEIELNKNEQITLCYYNLSFSYIGLNDINSSITCLIRSYNTANQVFGPDHNLTQRIKALYERLKKETSLKE from the coding sequence ATGCTGAAGCTGAAACATGTAATAAAAACTGTtgaaagaaaatattttcgTTTTTGTAGTCGTACTTTTAGtttatgtaataaaatatattataatggGCCTAAAGATACTTATATAAATTCAGGGtttgaattaaaaaatgaagacACAGAAAAATTAATTGAACTAGTTAAAGAAAgtttaaaattaaaactCCTATCTTGTTCATATTGTTCAGAAGAAATAGCTAAACATTATTTGGAGCTAGCCATTTTGGAACATAagaatttattattaaatgaatcaaaagatcattatataaaaagttatgaaatatataaaaaaattcatGGAGATATAAGTATAATGTGTGCAAATCTTGAAACATATATAGGAGTAGTATACAAAGATTTAGGAGATCTAAAAAAATCAGAAGATTTTCTACAGTTATCATTAtctaataaaaaaatggtagttaaagaaaaaaaatatttattaattgaTACATTAAATAATCTAGGTTCATTATATCAGCATAAGAAAGAATATAATACTTCTATAGAATATTTCGAAGAATGTATAAGAATATTAATGTCCTCAGAAATAGAactaaataaaaatgaacaaatcacattatgttattataatttatctttttcatatattgGATTGAATGATATAAACTCTTCTATTACTTGTTTAATTAGATCATATAATACTGCAAATCAGGTATTCGGTCCAGATCATAATCTAACACAAAGAATTAAGGCTTTATATGAACGTTTAAAAAAGGAAACATCCTTAAaggaataa
- a CDS encoding putative transcription activator — protein sequence MYIREQDEDISTEPVVYICGECGIDTVIPPNASLRCKNCGSKIFFKKRSRRVMQYEAR from the exons atgtatataagAGAACAAGATGAAGATATATCAACAGAACCTgtggtatatatatgtggaG aATGTGGTATTGACACTGTAATACCACCGAACGCATCACTTCGTTGTAAAAATTGTGGATCAAAAATTTTCTTCAAGAAGAGAAGTAGAAGAG TTATGCAATATGAAGCTCGCTAA
- a CDS encoding putative membrane protein (conserved Plasmodium membrane protein, unknown function): MKLFGLSYKRLGRLANNRINYIKHNNNNYYNNKPDYHNNNDHSDSNNNNNSNSCLIYNPFIIKFYLYNNSKINIDVYIKLISLLNINKEEDYKYNNILNSSCFKDSNLILYKYFQYVDKKNGNEKIIKLLSLLYSKNIREYQDKNMYLFNSSIHLNNIFFKNILKYQDRLNNNITTDVSYNNNIYSMHTDFFLFTLDFYLYYLSRKSNMLNIKELNIISEIYSNINITINNENCKILEENKENQKTSNIYYNHIKDKQNICDHYPYNDDKNICSNYYMCEEKKNNVDKDKYIDPQTYNNKICLLFIYISSSIVTQTYKHIMKKENNAEKKIYDNKNKKSLDQLVLKNINECKHILYNNFINKNVNEQYIRYIILRRKYFYKYLNINVLKKYLNSIKYLNIINIKKYFYYICYLYYNSYIFNKSIYYSSLIFYLLQKYNLHYTYIYHILLIKFNLFLLYHNKIYNDYNRQILFYGINKYIDSIIISRIKKNDRINTIKHMSSLFHSHNFYNNIYGNEYVDNESIHDRLFNKVYIIQNNQQKKIITKKRITKKRIKKKCTNLHLLQITYFEYLILNLFKYLYKKIPWVHYKNNNNKLNISNINYVNTYDRSPSLYIYKKYADKIFDTYTITMSENYLSNIILLTIYIQTCMPILFSYIQKLYILEKVRIKNYVNYKSQNKLNMLMRKNHRRSNVYKKFIFLNKTNGNMYEYIKEIIYNTYKEPMCNDKYMNIFIYKKINRKEKKIENNNNNNNNYIYNNNNHIYNNNNNNHISYFLSCIYNLFKKKILENNNMEEYYSKNIYKTKYIDQHNIFNNIRNNKKNKIKTSLTHYYISSNIKNIYKDNNLYNEKNILTFFCDIYFNNHIIEIDGPKHFYLYYNYEYHNEHFISPFILKNIDIFNYKYLFPFFFNSTNKILKNIGSDYYIYNDKSIKKNFFLYICGYFIKHINYKEKDITDYKYLYNLIYKKKSDLHIR, encoded by the coding sequence ATGAAGTTATTTGGACTTTCATATAAGAGATTAGGAAGGCTAGCTAATAATCGTATTAATTACattaaacataataataataattattataacaacAAACCTGATTAccataataataatgatcatagtgatagtaataataataataatagtaatagtTGTTTGATATACAATccttttataattaaattttatttatataacaattcaaaaataaatattgatgtatatataaaattaatttctttgttaaatataaataaagaagaagattataaatataataatattttaaattctTCCTGTTTTAAGGATTCcaatttaatattatataaatacttTCAATATgtagataaaaaaaatggaaatgaaaaaataattaaacTATTGTCTCttttatattcaaaaaatataagagAATACCAAGATAAGAACATGTACTTGTTTAATTCGTCAATACATttaaacaatatattttttaaaaatatattaaaatacCAGGACAgattaaataataatataacaactgatgtatcatataataataatatatattctatgCATACggatttttttttatttactctggatttttatttatattatttatcaAGAAAAAGTAATATGCTTAATATAAAGGAACTGAATATAATCTCTGAgatatattcaaatataaacataacaataaataatgaGAATTGCAAAATTTTGGAAGAAAACAAAGAAAATCAAAAAACAagtaatatttattataatcatataaaggataaacaaaatatatgtgACCATTATCCttataatgatgataaaaatatttgttctaattattatatgtgtgaagaaaaaaagaataatgtagataaagataaatatatagatccacaaacatataataataaaatatgcctattatttatatatattagcTCTAGTATTGTAACACAAacatataaacatataatgaaaaaagaaaataatgcagaaaaaaaaatatatgataataaaaacaaaaaatcTTTAGACCAGTTAGttcttaaaaatatcaatgaatgtaaacatattttatacaataattttataaacaaaaatgttaatgaacaatatataagatatataattttaagaagaaaatatttctataaatatttaaatataaatgtattaaaaaaatatcttaatagtataaaatatttaaatataataaatataaaaaagtatttttattatatatgttatttatattataattcatatatatttaataaatctatatattactcttctttaatattttatttattgcaaaaatataatttgcattatacttatatatatcatatattgttgataaaatttaatttatttctattatatcataataaaatatataatgattataatagACAGATACTTTTCTATggaattaataaatatattgattcaattataatatctagaataaaaaaaaatgacCGCATAAATACAATAAAGCATATGTCCTCATTGTTTCATTcacataatttttataataacatatatgGAAACGAATATGTAGACAATGAATCAATACACGATAgattatttaataaagtATATATCATTCAAAATAAccaacaaaaaaaaataataacaaaaaaaagaataacaaaaaaaagaataaaaaaaaaatgtaccaacttacatttattacaaataacctattttgaatatttaattttaaatctgtttaaatatttgtataaaaaGATCCCATGGGttcattataaaaataataacaataaattaaatatatctaaCATTAATTATGTGAACACTTATGATAGATCCCcttctttatatatatataaaaaatatgcaGACAAGATATTTGATACATATACTATAACCATGTCagaaaattatttatctaatattatacttctaacaatatatatacaaacATGTATGCcaattcttttttcttatatacaaaaattatatatattggAGAAAgtaagaataaaaaattatgttaattataaaagtcaaaataaattaaatatgCTAATGAGAAAAAATCATCGTAGATctaatgtatataaaaaatttatatttttaaataaaacGAATGGAAATATgtatgaatatataaaagaaataatttataaCACATATAAGGAGCCTATGTgtaatgataaatatatgaacatttttatatacaaaaaaataaatagaaaagaaaaaaaaattgaaaataataataataataataataattacatatataataataataatcacatatataataataataataataatcatatttcttattttttaagttgcatttataatttattcaaaaagaaaatattagaaaataaCAATATGGAGGAATActattcaaaaaatatctataaaactaaatatatagaccaacataatatatttaataatataagaaacaataaaaaaaataaaattaaaactAGTCTTACACACTATTATATAAGtagtaatataaaaaatatttataaagataataatttatataatgaaaaaaatatactaacatttttttgtgatatatattttaataacCATATTATTGAAATAGATGGACCTAAACATTTCtatctttattataattatgaatatcataatgaacattttattagtccttttattttaaaaaatatagatatttttaattataaatatctCTTCCCATTCTTCTTTAATAgtacaaataaaatattaaaaaatatcgGAAgtgattattatatatataatgataagagcattaaaaaaaatttctttttgtaTATTTGTGGCTACTTTATTAAACATATCAATTACAAGGAAAAGGATATAACAgattataaatatttatataatctaatatataaaaaaaaatccGACTTACACAtaagataa
- a CDS encoding aconitate hydratase: MHFRRCIRKYCSNKKIVNPFEHIQRTLNANNYYYYDINELNDSRIKSLPFSIRVLLESAVRNCDNLKVSEKNVETILGWKENCKKKKEVPFMPARVLLQDLTGVPCIVDLATMRDTAELLGCDAERINPLIPVDLVIDHSVQVDYSRREDALELNEKKEYERNLERFKFLKWGMNSFKNMLILPPGSGIVHQINLEYLAHCVFNKNNLLYPDSVVGTDSHTTMINGLGILGWGVGGIEAEATMLGLPISMTLPEVIGINIVGKLSDYLLSTDIVLYITSFLRKEVGVVNKYVEFFGTGLKDLKLADRATISNMAPEYGATVGFFPVDDITLEYLLQTGRDKEKVELIREYLIKNSMFNTYKDNVEYTDVYTLDLSKLNLSLSGPKRPHDNVLLSELHKDFTMCLESPIGFKGYNIKKEDREKKISFMYYKDGKEYELSQGSVVLCAITSCTNTSNSSSMIAAGLLAKKAVEEFGLKSLPYIKSSLSPGSKTVQKYLEAGGLLKYLEQLGFYNVGYGCMTCIGNSGHLDEEVEEVINKNDLIVSSVLSGNRNFEGRVHPLIKANYLASPALVVLFSIVGNVNVDLSNYTFSYNGKKINALDLIPRKEEIEEYERKYIKPEMYTEIYKNIKYVNKYWNNIEIKKNKLYEWDEKSTYIHKPPYFENMKIEIEKIKDIKDAHVLLFLGDSITTDHISPAGMIHKTSEAYKFLKSKNITDQDLNTYGARRGNDEVMIRGTFANIRLINKLCPDKGPNTIHIPTNELMSVYEAAMKYKQNNIDVIIIAGKEYGSGSSRDWAAKGPNLLGVKAVIAESYERIHRSNLIGMSVLPLQFLNNESPQYYNMDGTEKFTILLNDGNIKAQQTIKVQMNQKGKIIFFDVLCRIDTEIEERYFRNGGILKYVLRSLVNESKKIK; encoded by the coding sequence ATGCATTTTCGAAGGTGCATACGAAAATATTGTAgcaataaaaaaattgtgAACCCCTTCGAACATATACAGAGAACATTAAATGCAaacaattattattattatgatattaATGAACTAAATGATAGCAGAATTAAGAGTTTGCCTTTTTCTATAAGGGTACTACTAGAATCTGCCGTTCGAAACTGTGACAATTTAAAAGTAAGTGAAAAGAATGTAGAAACTATCTTGGGATGGAAAGAAAATTgtaaaaagaaaaaggaaGTTCCTTTTATGCCTGCTAGAGTATTATTACAAGATTTAACAGGTGTTCCTTGTATTGTTGATTTAGCTACTATGAGAGACACTGCAGAATTATTAGGATGTGATGCTGAACGTATTAATCCTTTAATACCTGTCGATTTAGTTATCGACCATTCTGTTCAAGTAGATTATAGTAGAAGGGAAGATGCTTTAgaattaaatgaaaagaaaGAATATGAAAGAAATTTAGAAAGATTTAAATTTCTTAAATGGGGTATGAATTCATTTAAAAACATGTTAATATTACCACCTGGTTCTGGAATTGTTCATCAAATTAATTTAGAATATTTAGCTCATTGtgtttttaataaaaataatttacTCTATCCAGATAGTGTTGTAGGTACTGATTCACATACTACTATGATTAATGGTCTAGGTATATTAGGATGGGGAGTAGGTGGTATAGAAGCTGAAGCTACCATGTTAGGTTTACCAATATCTATGACATTGCCAGAAGTTATAGGTATAAATATAGTTGGGAAATTATCTGACTATTTATTAAGTACAGatattgttttatatattacttcCTTCTTAAGAAAAGAAGTAGGTGTtgttaataaatatgttgAGTTTTTTGGAACAGGTTTAAAAGATTTAAAGCTAGCTGACCGTGCTACTATATCAAATATGGCACCAGAATATGGAGCAACTGTTGGATTTTTTCCAGTAGATGATATAACCTtagaatatttattacaaACTGGTAGAGATAAAGAAAAGGTGGAACTTATAAGAGaatatttgataaaaaattcCATGTTTAATACTTATAAAGATAATGTTGAATATACAGATGTATATACATTAGATTTAtcaaaattaaatttatcACTGTCTGGACCCAAAAGACCACATGATAATGTATTACTATCAGAATTACATAAAGATTTTACTATGTGTTTAGAATCACCTATAGGATTCAAAGgatataacataaaaaaagaagacCGTGAGAAAAAAATCTCATTCATGTATTATAAAGATGGTAAAGAATATGAATTATCTCAAGGTAGTGTTGTTCTTTGTGCTATTACCTCATGTACTAACACTAGTAATTCATCATCTATGATAGCTGCTGGATTGTTAGCAAAAAAAGCCGTTGAAGAATTCGGACTTAAAAGTTTGCCTTATATTAAGAGCTCCTTATCACCAGGCTCGAAAACTGTTCAGAAATATTTAGAAGCAGGTGgattattaaaatatttagaACAACTAGGTTTTTATAATGTGGGATATGGTTGTATGACTTGTATTGGTAACAGTGGACACCTAGATGAAGAAGTTGAAGAAGTGataaacaaaaatgatTTAATTGTATCCTCTGTGTTATCAGGAAATAGAAATTTTGAAGGCAGAGTTCATCCATTAATTAAAGCGAACTATTTAGCTTCTCCTGCATTAGTTGTTTTATTTAGTATTGTTGGAAATGTTAATGTGGATTTGAGTAATTATACATTTAGTTATAATGGAAAGAAAATTAATGCGTTAGATTTAATACCACGTAAAGAAGAAATTGAAGAATATGAAAGGAAATATATCAAACCAGAAATGTATAcagaaatatataaaaatattaaatatgtaaataaatattggaataatatagaaataaaaaaaaataaattatatgaatgGGATGAAAAATCGACATATATACACAAACCACcatattttgaaaatatgaaaatagaaatagaaaagataaaagatattaaaGATGCCcatgtattattatttctagGAGATAGTATAACAACAGATCATATATCACCAGCTGGAATGATACATAAAACATCTGAAGCATacaaatttttaaaatcaaaaaatatCACTGATCAAGATTTAAATACATATGGAGCAAGAAGAGGAAATGATGAGGTTATGATTAGAGGTACATTTGCAAATATTAgattaataaataaattgtGTCCAGATAAAGGTCCAAATACTATACATATACCTACAAATGAATTAATGTCTGTATATGAAGCAGCtatgaaatataaacaaaataatatagatgTAATAATTATTGCTGGTAAAGAATATGGTTCTGGAAGTTCAAGAGATTGGGCAGCTAAAGGTCCAAACCTTTTAGGTGTTAAAGCAGTTATTGCAGAATCATATGAAAGAATACATAGAAGTAATTTAATTGGAATGAGTGTGTTACCTTTacaatttttaaataatgaaagcccacaatattataatatggATGGTACTGAAAAATTTACTATCTTATTAAATGATGGAAATATTAAAGCACAACAAACTATTAAAGTTCAAATGAATCAAAAAGGAAagattattttttttgatgtTTTATGTAGAATAGATACAGAAATTGAAGAAAGATATTTTAGAAATGGAGGAATTCTAAAATATGTCTTAAGGTCATTAGTTAATGAGtctaaaaaaataaaatga
- a CDS encoding sporozoite protein essential for cell traversal has translation MKIRICFLLILVLLKCVLSYNLNNDLTKNNNFSLNTYVRKDDAEDDSKNEIVDNIQKMVDDFSDDIGFVKTSMREVLLDTEASLEEVSDHVVQNISKYSLTIEEKLNLLDGLFEEFIENNKGLISNLSKRQQKLKRDKIKKVCDLILKKLKKLENMNKLIKYKIIIKYGNKDDKKEMIQTLKNEEGISDDFKNNLSNYEAEQNNNDMKEIELVNFISTNYDKFVINLEDLNKELLMDLNTALS, from the exons atgaaaatcCGGATTTGTTTTCTTCTTATTTTAGTCTTGTTAAAATGTGTGCTCTCTTACAATCTaa ataACGATTTAActaagaataataatttttccTTAAATACATATGTCAGAAAAGATGATGCGGAAGATGATTCAAAAAATGAG attgttgataatatacaaaaaatgGTTGATGATTTTAGTGATGATATAGGTTTTGTAAAAACATCGATGCGTGAAGTTTTACTAGATACCGAAGCGTCGCTTGAAGAAGTATCAGATCATGTTGTACAAAA CATTTCAAAATATAGTTTAACCATAGAAGAAAAACTTAATCTTTTGGATGGGCTTTTTGAAGAATTTATTGAAA aTAATAAAGGCCTGATATCCAACTTATCAAAAAGACAACAAAAACTTAAGAGGgataaaattaaaaaggTTTGTGATTTGATCTTAAAAAAGTTAAAAAAGTTagaaaatatgaacaaacttattaaatataaaataataataaaatatggaaataaagatgataaaaaagaaatgatACAGACATTGAAAAATGAGGAGGGTATATCTGATGATttcaaaaataatttatcaaATTATGAAGCAGAACAAAATAACAATGATATGAAAGAAATAGAATTAgttaattttatttcaacAAATTATGATAAGTTTGTTATTAACCTAGAAGACCTTAATAAGGAATTACTAATGGATTTAAACACAGCCttatcataa
- a CDS encoding myosin A, with product MAVTNEEIKTASKIVRRVSNVEAFDKSGSVFKGYQIWTDISPTIENDPNIMFVKCVVQQGSKKEKLTVVQIDPPGNGTPYDIDPTHAWNCNSQVDPMSFGDIGLLNHTNVPCVLDFLKHRYLKNQIYTTAVPLIVAINPYKDLGNTTNEWIRRYRDTSDHTKLPPHVFTCAREALSNLHGVNKSQTIIVSGESGAGKTEATKQIMRYFASSKSGNMDSRIQTAIMAANPVLEAFGNAKTIRNNNSSRFGRFMQLVISHEGGIRYGSVVAFLLEKSRIITQDDNERSYHIFYQFLKGANSTMRSKFGLKGVTEYKLLNPNSTEVSGVDDVKDFEEVVESLKNMELSESDIEVIFSIVAGILTLGNVRLIEKQEAGLSDAAAIMDEDMGEFNKACELMYLDPELVKREILIKVTVAGGTKIEGRWNKNDAEVLKYSLCKAMYEKLFLWIIRHLNTRIEPEGGFKTFMGMLDIFGFEVFKNNSLEQLFINITNEMLQKNFVDIVFERESKLYKEEGISTAELKYTSNKEVINVLCEKGKSVLSYLEDQCLAPGGSDEKFVSSCTTNLKENDKFTPAKVASNKNFIIQHTIGPIQYCAESFLLKNKDVLRGDLVEVIKDSPNPIVKQLFEGQVIEKGKIAKGSLIGSQFLNQLTSLMTLINSTEPHFIRCIKPNENKKPLEWCEPKILIQLHALSILEALVLRQLGYSYRRTFEEFLYQYKFVDIAAAEDSSVENQNKCVNILKLSGLSESMYKIGKTMVFLKQEGAKILTKIQREKLVEWENCVSVIEAAILKHKYKQKVNKNIPSLLRVQAHIRKKMVAQ from the exons atggctgttacaaatgaagaaataaaaacGGCAAGTAAGATTGTTAGAAGAGTTTCAAATGTAGAAGCATTTGACAAAAGTGGTTCAGTTTTTAAG GGTTATCAAATATGGACTGATATATCCCCAACAATAGAAAATGATCCAAATATTATGTTTGTAAAATGTGTTGTACAACAAGGAtcaaaaaaagaaaaattaacCGTTGTACAAATTGACCCACCCGGAAACGGAACT CCATACGATATTGATCCAACTCACGCATGGAACTGCAATTCTCAAGTAGACCCCATGTCTTTTGGTGATATTGGTCTTTTAAATCACACCAACGTCCCATGTGTACTTGACTTTTTAAAGCACAgatatttaaaaaatcaaatataCACCACTGCTGTTCCCCTTATTGTTGCAATAAACCCATACAAGGATTTAGGAAACACCACTAATGAATGGATTCGTAGATATCGTGATACATCTGACCACACTAAGTTGCCACCACACGTGTTCACATGTGCCAGAGAAGCTTTGTCTAATCTTCATGGTGTAAACAAGAGCCAAACTATTATCGTATCTGGTGAATCTGGTGCAGGAAAAACAGAAGCAACAAAACAAATCATGAGATATTTTGCTTCTTCTAAGAGTGGAAATATGGATTCACGTATTCAAACTGCAATTATGGCTGCAAATCCAGTTCTTGAAGCTTTTGGTAATGCGAAGACTATAAGAAATAACAATTCATCTCGTTTTGGTCGTTTCATGCAGTTGGTTATATCCCATGAAGGAGGTATAAGATACGGTTCTGTTGTTGCTTTTCTGTTGGAAAAGTCTAGAATTATTACACAAGATGATAATGAAAGGTCATATCACATATTTTATCAATTTCTTAAGGGTGCAAATAGTACTATGAGATCTAAATTTGGTTTAAAAGGAGTTACTGAATACAAATTATTGAATCCAAATTCAACAGAGGTAAGTGGAGTAGATGATGTAAAAGATTTTGAAGAGGTAGTTGAATCCttgaaaaatatggaaTTAAGTGAATCCGATATTGAAGTAATATTTTCCATAGTAGCTGGTATATTAACATTAGGAAATGTAAGGCTAATTGAGAAGCAAGAAGCTGGATTAAGTGATGCTGCTGCTATTATGGATGAGGATATGGGTGAGTTTAATAAAGCTTGTGAATTGATGTATTTAGATCCTGAATTAGTAAAAAGAGAAATACTAATTAAGGTGACAGTTGCTGGAGGAACCAAAATTGAAGGTAGATGGAATAAAAATGATGCAGAAGTGTTGAAATATTCCTTATGTAAAGCTATGTATGagaaattatttttatggATCATAAGACATTTGAATACCAGAATTGAACCAGAAGGCGGatttaaaacatttatGGGTATGTTAGATATTTTTGGTTTTGAagtatttaaaaataattctttggaacaattatttattaatattactAATGAAATGCTTCAGAAAAATTTTGTAGATATTGTTTTTGAAAGAGaatcaaaattatataaagaagaaGGAATATCAACAGCTGAATTAAAGTACACCAGTAATAAGGAAGTAATCAATGTACTTTGTGAGAAGGGAAAATCAGTTCTTTCTTACTTAGAGGATCAATGTTTAGCTCCTGGAGGAAGCGATGAAAAGTTTGTAAGTTCCTGTACTACAAATTTAAAGGAGAATGATAAGTTTACGCCAGCTAAGGTAGCATCgaataaaaattttataatacaaCATACTATAGGACCAATTCAATATTGTGCTGAAAGCTTTTTGCTTAAAAACAAGGATGTCTTAAGAGGTGATTTAGTTGAAGTAATTAAGGATTCTCCAAATCCAATAGTAAAACAGTTATTTGAAGGTCAAGTAATTGAGAAGGGTAAAATAGCTAAAGGATCATTAATAGGTTCTCAATTTTTAAATCAATTGACATCTTTAATGACTTTGATAAATAGTACTGAACCACATTTTATACGTTGTATTAAAccaaatgaaaataaaaaaccATTAGAATGGTGTGAACCcaaaatattaattcaGCTTCATGCCTTATCTATTTTAGAAGCATTAGTATTAAGACAATTAGGATATTCTTATAGAAGAACCTTTGAAGAATTCTTATATCAATATAAATTTGTTGACATTGCTGCTGCTGAAGATTCATCAGTTGAAAACCAAAATAAATGTGTTAACATATTAAAGTTGTCTGGACTTTCTGAATCCATGTATAAGATAGGAAAAACCATGGTCTTTTTGAAACAAGAAGGTGCAAAAATATTGACAAAAATACAAAGAGAGAAACTTGTTGAATGGGAAAATTGTGTCAGTGTAATTGAAGCTGCTATACTTAAACATAAATACAAACAAAAGGTTAACAAAAATATACCTTCTCTTTTGAGAGTACAAGCTCATatcagaaaaaaaatggtagctcaataa